In the Arachis ipaensis cultivar K30076 chromosome B10, Araip1.1, whole genome shotgun sequence genome, one interval contains:
- the LOC107623473 gene encoding isoprenylcysteine alpha-carbonyl methylesterase ICME (The sequence of the model RefSeq protein was modified relative to this genomic sequence to represent the inferred CDS: added 49 bases not found in genome assembly): protein MPTLTDRRRVSPDIDLDSAEPLNSEPEIDTAPTNKTRRLAGKNGLRHRPTRQRSLTRDIGHVAAETYLVTSLTFTLLQYLGIGYRWIKQLLALGCYAMLLMPGFLQVAYYYYFTSKVKRSIVYGDQPRNRLDLYLPADIDKPKPVLIFVTGGAWIIGYKAWGSLLGLQLAERDIIVACIDYRNFPQGTISDMVNDASQGISFVINNITNYGGDPNRIYLMGQSAGAHISSCALLDQAIKEVGKGNKVSWSISQLKAYFGLSGGYNLLELVDHFHNRGLYRSIFLSIMEGEESLKIFSPEIKIQDPCIKESIPLLPPIYLYHGTADYSIPSVASERFAEALKKAGASVELILYDGKTHTDLFLQDPLRGGKDDLFDHVVSVIHSNDKDAVAKGTTAAPRRRFVPEILLQMARKISPF from the exons ACTCCGCCGAGCCGCTGAACTCCGAGCCGGAAATTGACACAGCTCCGACCAACAAAACCCGCCGCCTCGCCGGAAAAAACGGCCTCCGCCACCGCCCTACTCGCCAACGATCTCTCACCAGAGACATCGGTCACGTCGCCGCCGAAACCTACTTGGTCACTAGCCTCACATTCACGCTTCTTCAGTATCTCGG GATTGGTTACCGCTGGATTAAGCAATTACTTGCCCTTGGATGTTACGCCATGCTTCTTATGCCTGGATTTCTACAAG TTGCATACTATTATTACTTCACGAGCAAGGTAAAGCGAAGCATTGTTTATGGGGATCAACCAAGAAACAG gTTGGATTTGTATCTACCGGCTGATATTGATAAGCCCAAGCCAGTTTTGATATTTGTAACTGGAGGAGCATGGATTATTGG GTATAAAGCGTGGGGATCCCTTTTAGGACTACAGTTGGCAGAAAGAGACATTATAGTGGCATGCATTGATTACAG AAATTTTCCTCAAGGAACAATCAGTGACATGGTAAATGATGCTTCTCAAGGAATCTCTTTTGTCATCAATAACATAACTAATTATGGAGGCGATCCTAATAG GATATATTTGATGGGGCAATCTGCTGGTGCTCATATTTCTTCTTGTGCTTTACTGGATCAAGCAATCAAAGAAGTTGGAAAAGGAAATAAAGTTTCTTGGAGCATTTCCCAGCTAAAAGCTTATTTTGGTTTATCTGGAGG ATATAACCTACTGGAATTAGTTGATCACTTCCACAATCGTGGCTTGTATCGTTCTATTTTTCTAAG TATCATGGAAGGTGAAGAATCTTTGAAGATATTTTCTCCTGAAATCAAAATTCAAGATCCATGCATCAAAGAATCTATTCCTCTCTTGCCTCCTATATATCTGTACCATGGAACTGCTGACTATTCCATACCATCAGTTGCAAG TGAACGGTTTGCCGAAGCTCTTAAGAAGGCAGGAGCAAGTGTTGAGCTGATTCTCTATGATGGGAAAACTCATACAGATTTGTTCCTCCAA GATCCGTTGCGAGGCGGCAAAGACGACCTATTTGATCATGTAGTTTCTGTGATACATTCCAATGACAAAGATGCTGTTGCAAAGGGTACAACTGCAGCACCAAGAAGAAGATTTGTTCCTGAGATTTTATTACAGATGGCTCGCAAGATCAGTCCCTTCTAA
- the LOC107623100 gene encoding pescadillo homolog (The sequence of the model RefSeq protein was modified relative to this genomic sequence to represent the inferred CDS: added 84 bases not found in genome assembly), with protein MVKAVKHYRPPGKKKEGNAAKFVTRSQALKQLQINLPLFRKLCILKGVTPREPKKKFKGTHQTYYHVKDVAFLHHEPLLEIHREIRVHERKIKKAEAKKNLERAKRLREKTPKPKIDRIIRQRYPRFVDALGELDDCLSMVHLFAALPAAESKKIDIECVHKCRRLAHEWQAFISRTHKLRKAFVSVKGIYYQAEVEGQKITWLTPHSLQQVVSDDVDVITMLNFLQLYEPLLGFVNFRLYHSINLKYPPILDPRLEALAADLYALSRYANANVNAIPSVVNSEASQVAESEQGDAKPKRDDIEHEKSELRLAQLQHQLPTNEPGALMQLVEEAASEEEEDQDTRECKNLFKDLKFFLSREVPRESLLFVIPAFGGIVSWEGEGAPYQESDQSITHQIVDRDAQGHKFLSREYVQPQWVFDSVNARIILPTVDYMVGRIPPPHLSPFIDYEEEGAYIPDYAKTIKQLQAAARKEVLPLPGVGKEDLEDPQNILVEGIMDRAEANQAAQRKQKMMMLEQQYHNDLKKELQGVTNGKMDSNVDKQLSTGEIQTREESTANAQQKDDADDMGTLMMSRKKRKLLEAMKMSNERKQAKNDLIKQRKKKIDEAHKKS; from the exons ATGGTGAAGGCTGTGAAGCACTACAGACCTCCG GGGAAGAAAAAGGAGGGCAATGCAGCCAAGTTTGTTACTAGGTCACAAGCACTCAAACAACTGCAGATCAATCTACCCCTTTTCAG GAAACTATGCATTTTGAAGGGTGTAACTCCTAGAGAGCCAAAGAAGAAGTTCAAAGGAACTCATCAGACTTATTACCATGTGAAGGATGTTGCCTTTCTTCATCACGAACCTTTGCTTGAAATACATAGAGAGATAAGAGTACATGAGaggaaaataaagaaagcagAGGCAAAGAAAAACCTTGAACGTGCAAAAAGGCTGCGGGAGAAGACACCTAAACCCAAGATAGATAGGATTATTCGTCAGAG GTACCCAAGATTTGTGGATGCACTTGGGGAACTAGATGACTGTCTTTCAATGGTGCATCTTTTTGCAGCATTACCTGCCGCTGAGAGCAAAAAAATTGATATAGAATGTGTCCATAAATGTAGAAG ATTGGCACACGAATGGCAAGCATTCATATCTCGCACTCACAAACTGAGAAAAGCATTTGTATCTGTCAAAGGCATATACTACCAG GCAGAGGTTGAGGGTCAGAAGATAACGTGGTTGACTCCTCATTCACTACAACAGGTTGTGTCTGATGATGTTGACGTCATCACCATGCTAAATTTTCTGCAATTGTATGAG CCTCTTCTTGGTTTTGTGAATTTCCGGCTCTATCATTCCATAAATTTGAAGTATCCCCCTATACTAGATCCTCGGTTGGAAGCTTTGGCAGCAG ATCTTTACGCTTTGTCAAGATATGCCAATGCCAATGTCAATGCCATACCCTCTGTAGTCAATTCTGAAGCATCCCAGGTAGCTGAGTCTGAGCAAGGTGATGCCAAGCCAAAAAGGGATGATATTGAACATGAAAAATCTGAACTAAGACTTGCTCAACTTCAGCATCAACTTCCTACAAATGAACCTGGTGCACTAATGCAACTTGTTGAAGAAGCTGcttctgaggaagaagaggatcaAGATACAAGAGAATGTAAAAATCTCTTTAAAGATCTGAAATTCTTCTTGAGCAGAGAA TCTGACCAGAGCATCACACATCAG ATTGTTGACAGGGATGCACAAGGACATAAGTTCCTCTCAAGAGAATATGTTCAACCACAGTGGGTATTTGACTCTGTGAATGCGCGGATTATTTTGCCAACAGTGGATTATATGGTTGGAAG GATACCTCCTCCACACTTGTCGCCTTTTATTGATTACGAGGAAGAAGGAGCATATATTCCTGACTATGCAAAGACTATTAAACAATTGCAAGCTGCCGCCAGAAAAGAAGTCCTTCCACTCCCAGGTGTTGGAAAAGAAGATCTGGAAGACCCTCAAAATATTCTGGTTGAAGGTATTATGGATCGGGCAGAGGCCAACCAAGCAGCTCAAAGAAAGCAAAAG ATGATGATGCTAGAGCAGCAATACCATAATGATTTGAAAAAAGAACTTCAAGGTGTTACGAATGGTAAAATGGATTCCAATGTTGATAAACAACTCTCAACTGGAGAGATACAAACTCGGGAAGAATCCACTGCCAATGCTCAGCAAAAGGATGATGCTGACGACATGGGTACACTTATGATGTCTCGTAAAAAGCGGAAGCTATTGGAAGCCATGAAG ATGTCGAATGAACGGAAGCAGGCTAAAAATGATCTCATTAAGCAACGGAAAAAGAAAATAGACGAAGCTCATAAAAAGAGCTGA